DNA from Neovison vison isolate M4711 chromosome 12, ASM_NN_V1, whole genome shotgun sequence:
GTACCCAGAAGTCAGATAGACTTCCACTTCCTCCTCTTGGAAGTCTTCCCATATTGGCCAGAAAAGAGCTCATGGCTTCCTTTTCACTCCCTACCCCACCCTGGATTTCCCATAGCAGCTCTCCATCATATTTgttactctctctccttctgccccatgaTGACAAACCCTAAACCCTGGAAACATATTTGTTCTACAGCAGAAACacctatcttcttttctccaccagATGATTGCCTGTCCTTTTCTATTGAATGTACCCATCAATTCATCTTTGATAATAGTCTCTACTGAGAATTCTTTTTGAATAGAATATCATTAAAGCATTGGTTATAACCATCCTTTCATTCAACACATCTACAAAGGTTGCTCTTACATTCCCTGGTGGAGGTATCCCTTCCCAGGAAAGGAGAAGCTGGTGGAGGACAGAGATCCCTCTGGTGCCCACCTTGCTCTGGTACAGTGCCTCAGCCTCAGCTTTGCTCTTCAGGGCGATCTCCTCATACTGAGCTCGGACCTTGGCAATGATGCTATCCAGGTCCAGGTCCCGGTTGTTGTCCATGGACAGGATGACTGAGGTTTCACTGGCATGAGTCTGAATCTGGGCCATCTCCTGAATTGAGAGATGAGGACAGAGTCAGGGCCCCCTAGCCTGCCTTGGTTGCCTACTCATCTTCTGGGCTCAAGTGTTGGGAAGAAGTTCCTGCTCCAGATCTGAATGTTGGAGCCAAAGGAGAAGGCTCACAGCACCAGGATGCATCCTTCATGGGAAGTAGGCAGTGAGAGACACTTCCTATAATTCACAGAGTCAAGAGCCTGTGTTTGTATAGGACCTCAATGGGTCATTTTTTTCTGCCTGAGTGAAAGATCACTGTCAGCCCAGGTGGGATTGTCTCTTGCATGTATGGTCTTTGGGGACCAAGATCCTACACTTCCATGGTCTCCCGTGCAGAGTTTTGCACCTTCCTATCAAAACGTCCTTCATTCTGTTATCCTAAATCCCTCTTACTGGCATCTCCCCAGAAGAGCCAAGTGAAGCCCTCAGCTGgaaaggggcggggtgggggaaaggcaggAGCATCCTCACCGCGTCATACAAACACTTGAGGAACTTGATGTCTTTGTCCAGAGAATCTACTTTGGCCTGGAGCTCCACCTTCACTGTGTAGGCTGCATCGGCATCCTGACAAGAGGCACCCAAAACATTCAGTCAATGCAACCCTCATCTTGTGAGCTTTCCCTGTCCCTGCTCTCAGAGCCATCTGATTTCCTATTGTTTGCCTGCAAAGGGAAGCATatggatgaataaaattattCAATATTGCTTTTTCTCATACTCAATGGCTCTTTGAAAATAGAGAAGGGGAAAAGTTGCTCTATTCCACTGGAGGAAACAAAGGCCAGAGAGGTAGAATGAGTTTCCCCAAGTCACACAGGAAGGCCAAGCTGGACCAGAGTTTCCCTTTTCCCAGAAGAGAATTCTCTCCTGTCTGTCTCTGTTCTTTGCTTGGGTGTGTATCCTACCTCTAGCTAGAGGCCAGAACCATGACTCCATCCCAACTCAGGCATCTGCCCCTCTCCAGAAGGCCTGACCTGGAGTCCTGAGCATAGTTAGTTAGGAGGGGGATGCAAAAGAGAGCATAAGCTCTTTGTTCCCTTACCTTCTTGAGCACCACAAAATCGTTCTCAGCTGCTGTGCGCCGATTAATTTCCACCTCATACctgggggcaaagagagaagtTAGCAGATCCCTGCACGATCTCCTAGAGGTGAGTGCCACATAGGCTGGGGGTGGCAGGACTCTGCCCCTGAGTTACGTCATATATATTCCACTCACTGGATCCTAGGAAAATATCCAAGTGCCTATTAGGTTCCCCAAACTGGCCACTGAACCAATCACTGGATCAAAGAACAAGAAACTCCTTCTGATCAACCAGGTAGGAAGTTCTCATCAAACAGGGCAGACTCTTCCCCCATAACCAAGGGAGGGGTGTGAGCCCCTGGCGCTAGTTCTTGCTCTCCCCTCTCCTAAAATGTAGGCACAGAGATTGGGTTTTCCCAGGAAtctctgggaacatgacccacGACCTTGGTGGGGCCTGCTCACCTCTTCTTGTAGTCCTCCACCACGTCTCGCACACTCCTCAGCTCCGAGTCCAGCCGCACCCTGTCCCCAGACAGGGTCTCCAGCTGCTTCCGCAGGTTGCTGATATAGCCCTCGAGGATGGGCTCCAGGTTCTTTCTGCAGTTGCTCAGGTCCAGCTGCTGCAGCAGCTCCCACTTGGTCTCCAGCACCTGGTTCTGCTGCTCTAGGAACCGCACCTGGGACCACAATGGAGGTGACCATGTCCACGGACATAGACTATTGACTCTCAGGTTACATAGATTTTTCTAAAGTCATTAGCCTCAGGTGTTGACTCTACACTCGGAATTCCATGCAAACTAGACCCTGTACGAGTGCCCATCCCATACCTTTCTAGACAAAACCAATCCCTGAAAACTCATGGAGGAAGGAAATaccataattttctttcattgtctGACTCAGCACGCAGGAGATGCTCCTCCTGATGACTCAGCCAAGTGTTTCTTCTGTACTGTGAACCCTCCCCTCCCATTGGTGTTGACTCTACCAGTTCTTCATCTTCTTTAAAGAGCTGGAGATTCGTCCAACTGTCCTCCAGAAACCCAGTACTTCTTTCTCAAGGTGGGGCTACACTTTACTCAATTTTCCACCCTTCTCTGCAAAATACCCTGCAGAAGCaacacattcatttattcctttgtgCTACCTAGCTACAGGATGTTATGATGGAGGAGCCCCAGCTGCCACCTTTCCATCCACAGTGCCCTGTCCACTCCCAAGCAGCAGAGAATTGCTCACATCTCACTGAACTCTCTCATCCTCCTCCCTTGAGACCTACCTTATCGATGAAGGAGGCAAACTTGTCATTCAGAGCCTTGATCTGCTCCCGCTCCTGGGTGCGCactctctggatctcagggtccagctCCACGTTGAGGGGAGCCAGGAGGCTCTTGTTGATGGTGACCCGGTAGATACCCCCAGGTGGGCACACGGATGGGCACACAGGCCCTGAGGCCACACTGCCAAACATGCTTCCAGCAAAGCCAGTGGCCCGGCCTCCTCCATACCCAGAGCCAGGCCCAAAGCTATAACCTCCAATGCGAACACCACCACCTGCCATGTTGAGGGAAATACACCGATTCCCTCCAAGGCTGTAGAGGCTCCGACTGCCAAAGCCAGCCCCGGGTCCTTTGCCAGCTGCGCGGTAAGAAGCCGCACTGCCCACAGCCTTCCTCAACACCACTGCTGAACGCCCACTGAAGCCACCCTTGTCACCACCAGACTTGATGTTCAGTTGCCGACTCATGGTGGGAAAGATGGAGTTGACAGAGTTGGAGGAAAGCTGTCACTAAGGGAAGGAGAATGAACGCTCTGATGACGCACCCAGAGTGTGGCCTCCTTTTATCCTGTCAAGCCCAGGACACCGGAAAAGGGCGTCTCTCCACTATCTTCCTTTCCTTGTGCTGAAGGGCCAGGAGCCATGGGTAATTTGTAGAACAGAGATCTCCAAGCTCTTTATGGCAACAGAGCGTTTCCGATAGCCTGCAGAATATGCTGCCCTTGCAGACTGGGGTGGTCTAATCAGGCATTTATCTGTGCTCTTAATTAGGGACCTGGGGACTTATCCCCTTCTGAGATCTCCTAGCTTTCTTTTTCCAGGGCTACCTCCTTCTTGCTTATCTATCAGCAAGGAGCAGGGGAAATGTCTGGCTTTATCGAGAAAGGGCTCCTCGGAAAACCCAAGGTTTCCTTCCAAGATAATCCGTCTCCTAGTATCTGGTCTCATTGAGGAGTTGAAGTGTTCATGCCAGAGAAAAAGAGACTCGGAAACGTGAGTGGTGTCTTCAAAGATCTAGATCCAAGACAGAATTTCCAGAGTCACTCTTTGTGTCTCTAAGAATCCCAGCTGTCCAGCGGTGAAACAGACCCCAGGAAGATAGTGGAAATGACCCCACAGAGTCTGCATGGTCCTCAGCTCGGGTATTGTCTGGGGATTTCTGTGGGTGAGACCTAGGTGGTAGTGACCTTGATGTTGCCTTTTCAACAGTGAGAAACTTTTCAGGCAGCTGGCAGTTCCTTCAGCCACGTCTTTGCTCCTGAACAAGGTCTGCCCCATCCTGGGAGCCCAGGCATTAGTTCTTCCCTCCTTGGGGAGAACATCTTCCCAACTCTTATGCTCCCTGGGGAAACATTCCATGCCGAGGGACCAAGAGGGATCCCTGAGCTTCATTCATGGGTTCAGGGTGGTCTGTTCTGCCAGTTTCCAGATCACTTCAAGAAGTTACTCGAGTTGGGGACATGAGAAAGCAGTCCCTTGTTAGCTCAGGCAGTCCTGGCAGGGTGAAATGTTACAAAATTACTCCAAAAATGGGCATCTGGTAGCTACCCTAATGCAGGACTCTGACCACTTCCTATAAGTAAACTGAGCAGCTTTAACCCATTTGGATCAGCCAGATAGTGGTAGACCAGTGTTCCCACTGCTGGGGAGAAGGGTGGAAATAGTGCTGGCCAGCAGGCTGGATCCTGGAATGCTTCTCAGAGGGTCTTTCCTGTCACATGGTGTCCTCCTCACATCCCAAAAAGTGGCAGTGGGAGTTCCTTCTCTAGCAACCCTGTCTCCCCACCTTCCCAGCAGGGCCTAGCCCCAAGGCACAGGAGTGCATCATTTAAATGGTTTCTTGTGGTTTTCTAAGCCAAACTGAAAGTGCTGGTGTGTGCATGTCAACAAGCGGTGTAATTCCCTAGACCAGCATATGGCCCCAGTCCCCAAGGAGGCTCCAGACCAAAGAGAGGGATCTACATAAAGAACTGAATCTGCGGCCCATGCTCCAGACTGACAGAAGAGCTTTGTGAAGCACGGATTTGGAGGTATGCTGGGGAAAACAGGCTAGTTTTGATTGGGGTTTTAAAAACGTCCGGAAGGCTGGGCTTGTACCCCCACCAGCACTCATAGCAGGGACTGCTTCCCGGTAGCTTCCCCCTGGGAGTGAGGACTGACATATTACTTGTAGTAGCAGCAATGGTGGCAGCAATAGTACCCACCATAGTGATCATCACAGTCATAACAAAAAGCACATCCGTTGTTCACATTGCATGAGCCAGGCATCGTGCTGAGGACTACTAAGATGTCTATTTCAACCTTGATGTTACTAACTTCCCTTGACAGAGATGTTaaagaacttgcccaaggtcactcagccagTTCATCAGAGCTGGGACTGGAATCTGAAGGTGTCCGATCGCAAGGTCATGTTCCTAACCAGCATGTTAAGTGATAGGATGACAGCTAGAGGGAAGACACAGGGCTTTCTGTGTTGGGGGCCAGGAAGTAAAGGGGGCAGGGATGTTGATGATACTGACTTGGTGGTGACTGtgacacagaaggaaaaggaagaggcagagggggattTCCTGACAAGGGTCATCATGGTGGCCACACAAGGTGTCCCTCCTAGCTAATGCTAGGGGATGGAACTGCAGGGGATTGTCTCTGCCTACCCAGTAGGATCTCCAGCAGTCCCAACCTTTGTTGCGTTGGTTACCTTCTAATCAGTCACCACACTCCAGACCCCAGTCTTTGGGTTCATTGGGCTAATGGGTGTTCCAAGTTTGGAAGAGATCAGTCATTCAATAGCTATAAAATTAAGCGCCTACTGTGTGGACTGCTCTATGctggacagtgagagagaaacatCTAAGACACTCTCCTTCTCCCCTAAGAAATTGAAATTGGAGTGGAGACAAAATACAAGCTTGTgaaagttgttttgttgtttctctaGTTGTCATTTTCACTCCACGTGCTTGCATTGGATCATGAGTGACTCGGACAAGTAGTTAATggaattctgatttcttaaaaaaatcagaataaaagacAGGGGACTTTCTGAGGTAGGGTCAGGAACCAGAAAGCAGGCCAGGCTGCACATGGGCAGGAGAGAAAGATGGTGGAGGAGGCCGAGACACGCCCTCCTTGCAGAGAGTATGGAATCATGCGAGGGTAAAGAGGAGAAGACACTTCACACTTTAGGTTAATGAACAGGCTCTGT
Protein-coding regions in this window:
- the KRT74 gene encoding keratin, type II cytoskeletal 74 — protein: MSRQLNIKSGGDKGGFSGRSAVVLRKAVGSAASYRAAGKGPGAGFGSRSLYSLGGNRCISLNMAGGGVRIGGYSFGPGSGYGGGRATGFAGSMFGSVASGPVCPSVCPPGGIYRVTINKSLLAPLNVELDPEIQRVRTQEREQIKALNDKFASFIDKVRFLEQQNQVLETKWELLQQLDLSNCRKNLEPILEGYISNLRKQLETLSGDRVRLDSELRSVRDVVEDYKKRYEVEINRRTAAENDFVVLKKDADAAYTVKVELQAKVDSLDKDIKFLKCLYDAEMAQIQTHASETSVILSMDNNRDLDLDSIIAKVRAQYEEIALKSKAEAEALYQSKIQELQLAVGLHGDDLKHTKNEMSELNRLIQRIRCEIANVKKQCANLETAIADAEQRGDCALKDARAKLDELEAALHQAKEELARMLREYQELMSLKLALDMEIATYRKLLEGEECRMSGENPSSVSISVISSGGSGYYHPSSSSSADAGASSMVGSYSSSRAEQSRAKGARGGDLKDSQDLKGKSTSASTPARKAAR